A genomic region of Lates calcarifer isolate ASB-BC8 linkage group LG9, TLL_Latcal_v3, whole genome shotgun sequence contains the following coding sequences:
- the LOC108895480 gene encoding heterogeneous nuclear ribonucleoprotein D0, with translation MSDDYEFSDDATMMRMEEDGEANSDDPMSATGDCGLMGGEAEGSRIDASKNEEDEGKMFVGGLSWDTTKKDLKDYFSKFGEVVDCTLKLDPMTGRSRGFGFVLFKEPESVDKVASQKEHKLNGKVIDPKKAKAMKSKEPVKKIFVGGLSPDTPEEKVREYFGAFGEVESIELPMENKTNKRRGFCFITFKEEEPVKKIMEKKYHNIGLSKCEIKVAMSKEQYQQQQYWGGRGGYLSRSRGRGGGPNQNWNQGYGSYWNQGYGNYGNYGYSNQGYGGYGGYDYSGYNNYYGYGDYDNQSGGYGKSPRRGGHTNSYKPY, from the exons ATGTCGGATGATTATGAATTCAGCGACGACGCGACCATGATGAGAATGGAGGAGGACGGAGAGGCAAACAGTGATGACCCGATGTCAGCGACCGGGGACTGTGGCCTGATGGGGGGAGAGGCCGAGGGATCCAGAATTGACGCTAGTAAAAACGAGGAGGATGAGGG GAAGATGTTTGTAGGAGGGCTCAGCTGGGACACGACTAAGAAGGATCTGAAAGATTACTTCTCCAAGTTTGGGGAGGTTGTAGATTGCACATTAAAACTGGACCCCATGACTGGACGTTCAAGAGGCTTTGGCTTTGTGCTCTTCAAAGAACCTGAAAGTGTTGATAAG GTTGCCTCACAAAAGGAGCATAAACTCAATGGGAAGGTCATTGACCCCAAAAAAGCCAAGGCCATGAAGAGCAAGGAGCCCGTGAAGAAGATCTTTGTTGGTGGTCTCTCTCCAGACACTCCTGAAGAGAAAGTCAGAGAGTACTTTGGTGCCTTCGGAGAG GTGGAGTCAATTGAACTTCCCatggagaacaaaacaaacaaaaggagagGCTTCTGCTTCATCACGTTCAAAGAGGAGGAACCAGTAAAAAAGATCATGGAGAAAAAATACCACAACATTGGACTAAGCAAG TGTGAAATAAAAGTGGCAATGTCTAAGGAACagtaccagcagcagcagtactggGGAGGCAGAGGTGGATACTTGTCCAGGTCTCGAGGAAGAGGTGGTG GTCCTAATCAAAATTGGAACCAGGGTTATGGCAGCTATTGGAATCAAGGCTATGGAAATTATGGCAATTATGGTTACAGTAATCAAGGATATGGAGGATATGGTGGCTATGATTACTCTGGTTACAACAACTATTATGGATATGGTGACTACGACA ACCAATCTGGTGGATATGGCAAGTCGCCACGGCGTGGTGGTCACACCAACAGTTACAAGCCGTATTAA
- the si:ch73-234b20.5 gene encoding vesicle-associated membrane protein 8 isoform X2: MADTNSQSPASGSSAKLDQVQGQVNEVKVILKDNINKVLERGDRLDDLIGKTDDLQASADSFQKTSTRVARKYWWKNIKMMIIIGVIVLIIVILIILFATNVI; this comes from the exons ATG GCTGACACAAACTCTCAGTCACCGGCCTCTGGCTCCTCTGCCAAGCTTGACCAAGTACAAGGTCAGGTCAATGAGGTTAAAGTGATTCTGAAAGACAACATCAACAAAGTGCTGGAGAGGGGGGACAGATTAGATGATCTGATCGGGAAAACTGATGACCTACAGGCATCT gctGACTCATTCCAAAAAACATCCACACGGGTCGCCAGGAAATACTGgtggaaaaacattaaaatgatgattATAATCGGTGTAATTGTGCTGATCATcgtcatcctcatcatcctctttGCTACGAATGTTATATAA
- the mat2al gene encoding methionine adenosyltransferase II, alpha-like: protein MNPSSGARSGKTFLFTSESVGEGHSDKMCDQISDAVLDAYLSQDPDSKVACECVAKTGMILLVGEVTSKAIVDLQSVVRNTVKKIGYDSSSKGFDYKTCNVLVALEPQCVEISDCVFEGRDQEDIGAGDQGLMFGYATDETEECMPLTILLAHKLNYRMKELSRNGECPWILPDSKSQVTVEYKDNMGAMEPLRVHTVVISVQHSPDISLEEIRHYLMEKVVKVVIPAKYLDNKTIYHLLPSGKFLMGGPQGDAGLTGRKIIVDTYGGWGGHGGGAFSGKDYSKVDRSGAYAARWVAKSLVKAGLCRRALVQISYAISVSHPLSISVFHYGTSNRDEDELLQIVQKNFDLRPGVIVRELGLKRPIYQATACYGHFGRAEFPWEKPKPLVF, encoded by the exons ATGAACCCCAGCAGCGGAGCCCGCAGCGGGAAGACTTTCCTTTTCACATCCGAGTCTGTTGGAGAGGGACACTCTG ATAAAATGTGTGATCAGATCAGTGATGCTGTACTTGATGCATACCTGAGTCAAGACCCTGACTCTAAGGTGGCCTGCG AATGTGTGGCAAAGACAGGGATGATTTTACTGGTTGGAGAAGTGACATCTAAGGCCATAGTGGATCTCCAGTCAGTGGTCCGAAATACTGTGAAGAAGATTGGCTATGATAGCTCTTCGAAAG GTTTTGACTATAAGACCTGCAATGTGCTGGTGGCTCTGGAGCCACAGTGTGTGGAGAtatcagactgtgtgtttgaaggCAGGGATCAGGAGGACATCGGTGCAGGGGATCAG GGTTTGATGTTTGGCTACGCCACAGATGAGACTGAGGAGTGTATGCCTTTAACCATCCTCCTGGCCCACAAACTCAACTACAGGATGAAGGAGCTGTCACGTAATGGAGAGTGTCCTTGGATACTACCAGACTCCAAGTCACAG GTCACGGTGGAGTATAAAGACAACATGGGAGCCATGGAGCCGCTGCGTGTTCACACTGTGGTCATCTCAGTCCAACACAGCCCTGACATCAGCCTGGAGGAGATCAGACACTATCTGATGGAGAAGGTGGTGAAGGTCGTCATTCCTGCCAAGTATCTGGATAATAAGACCATCTACCATCTGCTGCCAAGTGGGAAATTCCTCATGGGCGGTCCACAG GGTGATGCAGGACTCACAGGGCGTAAAATCATAGTGGACACCTATGGAGGATGGGGCGGGCACGGAGGAGGGGCTTTCTCTGGAAAAGACTACTCCAAAGTGGACCGGTCCGGGGCTTATGCTGCACGCTGGGTCGCCAAGTCTCTGGTCAAAGCTGGACTGTGCAGGAGAGCCCTCGTCCAG ATCTCCTATGCTATCAGTGTGAGCCATCCACTCTCCATCTCAGTGTTTCACTACGGCACATCGAACAGGGACGAGGACGAGCTGCTGCAGATAGTACAGAAGAACTTTGACCTGAGGCCTGGAGTCATTGTGAG AGAGCTGGGTTTGAAGCGACCAATTTACCAAGCCACTGCCTGCTACGGTCACTTTGGCAGAGCGGAGTTCCCCTGGGAAAAACCAAAGCCTCTGGTGTTTTGA